The segment agGCGAGTCTAATGGCTAAAGTGGACAAACGCAAGAAAATCCAATATAAGGACTTCGCAAATGCCGTTGGCAGTCATGATgctttaaattttttgggTGACACGATACCCAAAACATATGCTATAGGTGATCTAATACAGAGGAAAAAAGTCAATACGTTGGAGTCTATTCAACTGAGCAAAAATTTAGAAGACAACCAGAAGAACGCAAAAGCTCCCCCCAACGTTGTATCAAAACCAGATCCGATACTTCCCAAAGGTCAACAAATTCTCAATTTTGGCACCGCTTCTAAAGAGGAAACACCAGTTAAGAGGGCAGGAATAAATGATTTGGTATCTGCGCAGAACGAGAGTGATACAGTAGATGTACAAGATGTTGAAATGAAGGAGTAAACTATTTAGCTAGTATAGGccttgttttcaaaacttcCAATACGCATTGAGTATCTCGTGTAAGCTCTAAAGAGCGCGGGATTTCGAGTATGTAGCACAATCTGATCAATTCAAACCTCGTCAAATCAGGTATCGTTTTTTCATAATTTTGAGCACCGGCAATAAGAAACTCCACAAGCGACTCTTTTAGAATAGGGAAAGACTTGAATGTTGCTATTGCCTTCTCTGCAACAACCACTTCAGTTGAATGCTCTTGCTTCAAAGGTTTTGATAACAACTCGGAATGGTTCGAGATGAAACTCCACGTCTCTTGAAATTTTCTACTAAAAAAATACTCTTGCTGGTCTCTGTCACGATGTAATATTTCAGTGACAAATTTAAGCGACTCAATTGTTATGTTTATTTGCTCCCGAGAAAGTGTAGTTCGCACACTCTCTGCAGTTGATAATGAGTTAGATGCCGTAATCAATGTTATCAATACTGACCAGTTACTTGCCATCATTGGTAACAATAACTTGTAGTTTGTGCAGAGTAACGGGAAAATAAGCCTGAGagttttgatgatttgggCTTTCAAAGTGTATGATGGTTGCGAGATTAATGTGAATCCATAGGTAAATATACGTTTCAAAACTTCGTAGACTGGTTTTGGTATTGGGGAAATCCATGGCTCTTCTTCACTCGCCTTACTGTCATCCTCGTCAACCTCATCATCCGAGTCATCACCCATCTCGTCGAATGGTTTGTCTTCTGTTCTTTGAAAGTATTCCTTTTCGCTATCAAAACCACCGAGTGGATCAACATAACTTTTGTCCAGTAGAAAATGTATCAATTGTTCTTGGCATGCCATGCCCCACGGTTTGAATTGAGATTCATTAGTGTTACAATCTTCAATCGTTGTGCCATTTTCTAAAAACCTCTGCTTGATTTGCTCCACGAGGACTTCAAAAACCACAAAGAAGCCTTCTACCAACTGGTTGTACCCATGATATGAATCTAATATCACAAATATGTCGGAAAATATATCAAATAGTTGGTTGctttccaacaattgaacaCCAGTGATCCTAATTAGAATAATCAATATTCCAGGTAGCAGTGGGGTTAGGTTACTAGCCACAGTCATTTGCAAACTTATCGCGTCAATTAAGTAGTCCACATTGTCCATGATCATCCCTGTCGCCGAACCTTCGTAGTAACAATCCACAATACTTTTGAGGGTTTTTTGGGCTTTGGACTGAATCCGTGGTTTATCAGTCAAAGTCAAGGCTTGAAACAAACATAGCAAATAGTCCATTAGCACATCAGACCTAAATGACGTTAGTGGGATTGTTCCAACGACGCATCCAATCGCATCAATTG is part of the Candida orthopsilosis Co 90-125, chromosome 2 draft sequence genome and harbors:
- a CDS encoding Hfl1 HAP5-like protein, whose amino-acid sequence is MSNDQKIDNHSAEVVTESLSNTVPEYEAQGTTNGEQETEQESSQMSLPMSKIKKIFKMDPEYSGASQGAVYTTGLATELFVQYFVEQASLMAKVDKRKKIQYKDFANAVGSHDALNFLGDTIPKTYAIGDLIQRKKVNTLESIQSSKNLEDNQKNAKAPPNVVSKPDPILPKGQQILNFGTASKEETPVKRAGINDLVSAQNESDTVDVQDVEMKE